The following are encoded together in the Xanthomonas sacchari genome:
- a CDS encoding Imm41 family immunity protein produces the protein MQADIALNATNVVARNFARCGAYDDCSFVGRLHEEMRWDWDEYWLLEKALYDLATEGELERETAWPLFRIFSFVLMLLGCHFNPNDVFAIKGASDEDVHDLCDRLQLVFEGFYAGSMPAHDRLDPSNPLLTSTHH, from the coding sequence ATGCAAGCGGACATCGCTTTGAACGCCACCAACGTTGTTGCCCGCAACTTCGCCCGATGCGGTGCATACGACGACTGCTCGTTCGTCGGTCGTCTCCATGAAGAGATGCGCTGGGACTGGGACGAGTACTGGCTTCTGGAGAAGGCATTGTATGACCTGGCGACCGAGGGCGAACTTGAGCGCGAGACGGCATGGCCTCTGTTCCGGATCTTCAGCTTCGTGCTGATGCTCCTTGGTTGCCACTTCAATCCCAACGACGTCTTTGCGATCAAGGGCGCCTCCGACGAAGATGTCCACGATCTGTGCGACCGACTCCAGTTGGTGTTTGAAGGCTTCTATGCTGGCAGCATGCCGGCACATGACAGGCTTGACCCGTCTAACCCGTTGTTGACGTCGACTCATCATTAA
- a CDS encoding DUF4279 domain-containing protein has translation MRIADHSIVSFRIFGDDLVPSEITDLLGCEPTRAFAKGDIRVGAKTGNRYVEKIGRWSLAAEDSYPEDIPAQISKILSKLTEDPAVWASLRSRFTMDFFCGVFMGSSNDGMEFCPEVLGALSCCGISLSLDIYDASDD, from the coding sequence ATGAGAATTGCAGACCACTCGATCGTCTCCTTCCGAATCTTTGGAGATGACCTCGTGCCATCAGAGATCACGGACCTGCTGGGCTGTGAGCCAACCAGGGCATTTGCCAAGGGTGATATCCGTGTAGGGGCCAAGACCGGCAACCGCTACGTAGAGAAGATCGGACGATGGAGCTTGGCGGCTGAAGACAGCTACCCCGAAGACATTCCGGCCCAAATCTCCAAGATACTGAGCAAGCTGACAGAAGATCCGGCCGTTTGGGCCTCGCTTCGGTCACGCTTCACAATGGACTTTTTCTGCGGCGTGTTCATGGGCTCCTCCAACGATGGAATGGAGTTCTGCCCAGAGGTGCTCGGAGCACTTTCGTGCTGTGGCATCTCGCTCAGCCTGGATATCTATGACGCGTCCGATGATTGA
- a CDS encoding DUF1963 domain-containing protein → MTTTADDLKAQLARSGVILEIGGFRPPDDPLASWFGRVNVCAPGEAWPETAGRPMHALCQINVSELPLRPARLADIAFIAVFIGPDTLPVDTPNGQGWCLRAYKRLDGLIPLTPRHTDSPISAFPMRPHVFHDDYPCWEDAPMDLPADIEAHYHDLFRNLDGFKLGGWPTLIQAEIFWAPFKRHPASPEFVFQIDSTDKGRWMWGDSGVGYFGRGTAPGKEDEWALAWQCY, encoded by the coding sequence GTGACAACGACAGCTGACGACCTCAAAGCCCAACTCGCCCGCTCGGGTGTCATCCTGGAGATTGGGGGATTCCGGCCGCCCGACGATCCCCTGGCGAGTTGGTTCGGTCGTGTGAACGTCTGTGCGCCTGGCGAGGCATGGCCGGAGACGGCGGGACGGCCGATGCATGCGCTGTGTCAGATCAACGTCAGCGAATTGCCTCTGCGTCCGGCCCGCCTCGCGGATATCGCATTCATTGCGGTGTTCATCGGTCCCGATACGCTCCCGGTCGATACGCCCAACGGACAAGGGTGGTGTCTGCGGGCGTACAAGCGGCTCGATGGACTGATCCCGCTGACGCCACGGCACACCGATTCGCCGATCAGCGCATTTCCGATGCGGCCGCATGTCTTTCATGACGACTACCCGTGCTGGGAGGATGCGCCGATGGATCTGCCCGCAGATATCGAAGCGCACTACCACGATCTCTTCCGGAACCTGGATGGCTTCAAGCTTGGAGGATGGCCGACGCTGATCCAGGCCGAGATCTTCTGGGCGCCGTTCAAGCGCCATCCCGCGTCGCCGGAATTCGTCTTCCAGATCGACTCCACGGACAAGGGCCGCTGGATGTGGGGCGACAGCGGTGTCGGCTACTTCGGCCGCGGAACAGCGCCCGGAAAAGAAGACGAGTGGGCGCTTGCGTGGCAGTGCTATTAG
- a CDS encoding OmpA family protein yields the protein MKRLTLFAAVLLAGPAQSMSLDWRPVYFKQGHPLVGENLEDSMDNASGIQLENLQVNVSIMKKYPNVAYDLMGRANATECSPASCMMLSARRAELVYDYLLEQGIPACQIKTIIAAGTSSPIARPQDDAPPDRSVHLLVTLGKTC from the coding sequence ATGAAGAGGTTGACGCTCTTCGCCGCCGTACTGCTGGCAGGTCCGGCACAGTCGATGTCGCTTGACTGGCGGCCGGTCTACTTCAAACAGGGACATCCGCTTGTAGGGGAGAACCTTGAGGACTCGATGGATAACGCGAGTGGAATTCAACTCGAGAATCTACAGGTGAATGTCTCAATCATGAAGAAGTATCCGAACGTCGCTTATGACTTGATGGGGAGGGCGAACGCAACTGAGTGCAGCCCTGCATCGTGCATGATGTTGTCGGCACGTCGCGCCGAACTGGTCTATGACTATCTGCTGGAGCAGGGCATTCCCGCCTGTCAGATCAAGACCATCATCGCTGCCGGCACCAGCAGTCCGATTGCGCGACCGCAGGATGATGCGCCCCCTGACAGGTCAGTGCACCTGTTGGTGACGCTCGGCAAGACGTGCTGA
- a CDS encoding DUF3828 domain-containing protein: MTLWLSAFAAIAGESPARTVQTFYSWAIAPEHADGDVAQVRQLLGRDLFAALQAQRAYEAACAKLVPTDVKPHMLDQSPFFLWPDQPTALVSTTAQVTGDTAQVRARLAVDGQQWTDTVVLGRQDDRWVILDIAWQEGTLTRRLTEFAAQRCEP; the protein is encoded by the coding sequence ATGACCCTGTGGCTGAGCGCGTTCGCCGCCATCGCCGGCGAGTCGCCGGCGCGCACGGTCCAGACGTTCTATAGCTGGGCGATCGCGCCCGAGCACGCAGACGGAGACGTTGCGCAGGTCCGGCAGCTGCTGGGGCGGGACTTGTTTGCGGCGCTGCAGGCGCAGCGGGCCTACGAGGCGGCCTGCGCCAAACTGGTGCCCACAGACGTCAAGCCGCACATGCTGGACCAGAGCCCGTTCTTCCTGTGGCCGGACCAGCCGACTGCGCTGGTGTCGACGACCGCCCAGGTCACCGGCGACACCGCGCAGGTGCGCGCCCGCCTGGCCGTCGACGGCCAGCAGTGGACGGACACAGTGGTGCTCGGCCGCCAGGACGATCGCTGGGTGATCCTCGACATCGCCTGGCAGGAAGGGACACTCACCCGACGTCTGACCGAATTTGCCGCGCAGCGCTGCGAGCCTTGA
- a CDS encoding T6SS immunity protein Tdi1 domain-containing protein — protein sequence MSQSTERADTTNVPLYHLIAPESHEVLGPWADAFPAYTVVVGYSSLGHFFLHDPASQDYAVLHPFKAAGKSYGAHASTAAFEAAILREPGFEAYVLRGDHVRAIAARLGPLKPGQIYIPQPYPMLGGTEAPETYDKGDAWVFADLVAQSVGL from the coding sequence ATGAGCCAGAGTACAGAGCGCGCTGACACGACGAACGTCCCGCTGTACCACTTGATCGCGCCGGAATCGCACGAAGTCCTTGGTCCGTGGGCGGACGCGTTCCCGGCGTACACCGTCGTTGTCGGCTACTCGAGCCTCGGCCACTTCTTTCTGCATGACCCGGCCAGCCAGGATTACGCGGTGTTGCACCCGTTCAAGGCCGCCGGCAAGTCCTATGGCGCGCACGCGTCCACCGCGGCGTTCGAGGCGGCCATCCTGCGCGAACCGGGCTTCGAGGCGTACGTGTTGCGCGGTGACCACGTGCGGGCGATCGCGGCGCGTCTTGGCCCGTTGAAGCCCGGGCAGATCTATATCCCGCAGCCGTATCCGATGCTGGGCGGCACGGAAGCGCCCGAGACGTACGACAAGGGCGATGCATGGGTGTTCGCGGATCTCGTCGCGCAAAGCGTGGGCTTGTGA
- a CDS encoding DUF2185 domain-containing protein codes for MTKQFRLSQDQIKPVAEGYGGCIATDRITVDGDSVRFMYREAPDNDIDSGWRFMSGSEDDAYMDNPANHAVYDVNTIANYDPSIIPFLDAPEGSAFEKPPESEQFIAVTNWTPEDEP; via the coding sequence ATGACCAAGCAGTTCCGACTCTCGCAAGATCAGATCAAGCCAGTGGCCGAAGGCTACGGCGGCTGTATTGCCACCGACAGGATCACCGTCGACGGTGATTCCGTGCGCTTCATGTACCGCGAGGCGCCGGACAACGACATCGATAGCGGTTGGCGCTTCATGTCAGGCTCCGAAGACGATGCGTACATGGACAACCCAGCCAACCATGCCGTGTATGACGTCAACACGATCGCCAACTACGATCCGAGCATTATTCCGTTTCTGGACGCCCCGGAAGGCAGCGCATTTGAAAAGCCCCCGGAATCGGAGCAGTTCATCGCGGTGACAAACTGGACGCCGGAGGATGAGCCCTGA